The genomic region CGGCCACGGGATCGGGCGGTCACTGCACGAGGACCCGTTCGTGCCTGGGCGCGGCAGGCCGGGGCGCGGGTTGCGGCTCAAGCCGGGGCTGGTGCTGGCGATCGAGCCGATGTTCACCACCGGGCATCCGGGGTTCCGGACGCTGGGTGACGAGTGGACCGTGGTGACGGTGGACGGCAGCACGGCGGCGCACTGGGAGCACACGGTGGCGGTGACGGAGTCCGGGCCGAGGGTGCTGACGGCAAGGCCGGAGGAAGTGGCCATGGCCCGGATCGCGGACCTGGGCTGAGCGAAGGCCCACACACCGGGGTTGAAAACCCACAAAGCGGGCCTCTCGTCTTCTCCGTACGGCCTGGAGACTGCTGACCGCGCCTCCCCGCCCGGCCCCTGCAACCTGCCGCCGCCCGCCTCGCCCAACGTGACGGGGCCGGGCGGGGAGGTGTGGTTTGCTGTCGGAAGGTCGTGCGGAGAAGACGAGAGGCCCGCGAGCACGCTGGGTGTTGAGTCGGCAGCCTGCCCCGCCCTGCAACCTGCTGGTCCCGGCTTTTGACTTGTCACACCCCTCCGGTGGTCTGCCCGTCCGGCGAGGACATTCTTTTGATCTTCGGGGTTTCAGGCGAAGATCAAAGTCAAGAGCGTCCTCGCCGGACGGGCAGGAATCAAAGCATGGGGGAAAAATCAAAGTCAAAGGCCAAGACGCAGGCGGGTCTTGAGGTTCCCCATGCCCGTCAACCCTCCGAAATCGAACCACATCCCAGCGAGCAGCCGCCGTCACGTGGCGTGGCCTTGGCGGCGGCGCCTGTGAGCGTCTGCTCGCTGGGATGTGGTGCGATGTCTCCAGGTTGACGGGCATGGGGAACCTCAAGACTTCGGTGGACGTTCGAAAAGCCACCCCGTCGCCTGGCTCGCGGGCTTCGCCCTGCGACCGCAACGGCCAACACCCCGTACGACAACGGCCAACACGCCGGGGGTTTCCCCCTCCGCCGCGTGTTGGCCGTTGTTGGACGGTGTGTTGGCCGTTGTGGACCGCGTGTTGGCCGTTGTTGTACCCGGTGTTGGCGGGTTAGGACTCGGGCTTGGGGTCTTCCTTGCGGGTGACCGGGTCCGTGGGGGGCTTGGCCGGGGTGGCTTCGGCGGGGACGACGGCTTCCGCCGGCTTGTCCTCGGGCCTGGGGCCGAGGCCCGCTGGGGGTTCCTCGCCGTCGGCGACCGGGTTGGTGGGGTCGTCTTCGGGGTCGGGGTCCTTGCGCCAGTCGGCTGGGTCTTCGCGCTTGCCCCGGACCAGCAGGAGGTAGGCGAGGGCGCCCAGGAAGACGACGACGCTGGTGATCACGTTGATGCGGACGCCGAACACCAGGCTGGCGGTGTCGGTGCGCATGATCTCGATCCAGAAGCGGCCGAGGGTGTAGCCCGCGACGTACAGGGCGAAGACGCGGCCGTGGCCCATGCGGAACTTGCGGTCGGCCCAGACCAGCAGGAGGGCGACGCCCAGGTTCCACACCAGCTCGTAGAGGAACGTGGGGTGGACCACCGCGATGGGGACGTGGTTCTCCGCGACGCCGCCGAGGGCATCCGGCAGGCCGGTCTCCGGGTCGATGCGGCGGTAGATCTCCAGGCCCCACGGGAGGTCAGTCGGGCCGCCGAAGAGCTCCTGGTTGAACCAGTTGCCGAGGCGGCCGATCGCCTGGGCGACCACGATGCCGGGGGCCACCGCGTCGGCGAAGACCGCCAGGGGGACGCCGCGTTTGCGGCAGCCGATCAGCGCGCCGACCGCGCCCAGGGCGATGGCGCCCCAGATGCCCAGGCCGCCGTTCCAGATGTAGAGGGCCTCGATCGGGTTGCCGTCGGGGCCGAAGTACTTGGGCCAGTCCGTGGCCACGTGGTACAGCCTGCCGCCGATCAGCCCGAAGGGCACCGCGTACACCGCGACGTCGACCACGGTGCCGGACTCGCCGCCGCGGGCGATGAGGCGGCGTTCGCCCCACCAGATCGCGATGACGATGCCCGCGATGATGCACAGGGCGTAGGCGCGCAGCGGGAACGGCCCGAGCTGCCACACGCCGCGGTCAGGGCTGGGGATGGTCGCCAGGAAGGCCGTGGAATCGGCCATCAGTGCGGTCAGCGTGCCAGTCACAGGCCACACCGTAGCCCCCTCGCGTCAGCTCACGGTGTGGCGGGCGGGAACTACCGACTTACGCGCCGGTCACGACCGACGATCGGACCCCGGTGGCGAGTTCTCCCGCCAGGTCACGCACGCCCTGCTCGCCGCGGGCGCTGGCCGAGACGAAGGCCGAACCCACGATGACCGCGTCCGCGAAGGCCGCCACCTCGGCCGCCTGCGCGCCGGAGCGGACACCCAGGCCGACGCCGACCGGGATGTCGGTGTGCTGGCGGACCCGTCCGACCAGCTCCGGGGCCATGCTGCTGACCGTGTCCCGGGCCCCGGTGACGCCCATGGTGCTGGCGGCGTACAGGAAACCCCTGCTGGCCTTGGCGGCCAGGGCCAGGCGTTCGTCGGTGGAGGCGGGGGCGACCAGGAAGATCCGGTCCAGGTCGTGCGCCTCGGCCGCGGCCAGCCAGTCGTCGGCCTCGTCCGGGATCAGGTCCGGGGTGATCACGCCGAGGCCACCGGCGGCGGCCAGGTCGCGGGCGAAGGCGTCCACGCCGTAGCGGTGCACCGGGTTCCAGTAGGTCATCACCACCGCGCGACCGCCCTTGGCGGCCAGCGCCTCGACCGTGGGGAACAGGTCGCGCACCCGGAAGCCGTTGCGCAGCGCCTGGTGCGCGGCGGCCTCCACCGTGGGGCCGTCCATCACCGGGTCGGAGTGCGGCAGGCCGACCTCGACCAGGTCGCAGCCGCCGTCCAGCATCGCGGAGAGCAGCGCGGTGCCCTCGGCGACCGTGGGGTAGCCCGCGGGCAGGTAGCCGACCAGGGCCGCGCGCTGCTCGGCGCGGCAGGTCTCGAACAGCGGGGCGAGCCGCGACATCAGGCGTCCTCTCCGACCAGGCCGAACCACTTCGACGCCGTGTGCACGTCCTTGTCCCCGCGCCCGGACAGGCACACCAGGATGCTGCCGTCGGGCCCGAGCTCCTGGCCGAGCTTGAGCGCCCCGGCCAGCGCGTGCGCGGACTCGATCGCCGGGATGATGCCCTCGGTCCGGCACAGCAGCTGGAAGGCCGCCATCGCCTCCGCGTCGGTGACCGGCCGGTACTCCGCCCGCCCGAGGTCCTTGAGCCAGGAGTGCTCCGGCCCGACCCCCGGGTAGTCCAGCCCGGCCGAGATCGAGTGCGCCTCGGTGATCTGCCCGTCCTCGTCCTGCAGCAGGTAGGAGCGGGTGCCGTGCAGCACGCCGGGGGTGCCCGCGGACAGCGTCGCGCCGTGCCTGCCGCTGTCCAGGCCCTCGCCGCCGGGCTCCAGCCCGAGCAGCCGGACGCCGGGGTCGTCGATGAAGCCGTGGAAGATGCCGATCGCGTTCGAGCCGCCGCCCACGCAGGCCGCCACCACGTCCGGCAGCTTCCCGGTGCGCTCCAGCACCTGGGCGCGGGCCTCCTCGCCGATCACCTTGTGCAGGTTGCGCACCAGCACCGGGAACGGGTGCGGACCGGCCGCGGTGCCCAGCAGGTAGTGCGTGCGGTCGACGTTGGCCACCCAGTCCCGCAGCGCCTCGTTGATCGCGTCCTTGAGCGTGCGCGAGCCGGTCTTGACCGGGATGACCTCGGCGCCCAGCAGCCGCATCCTGGCCACGTTGAGCGCCTGCCGCTCGGTGTCCACCTCGCCCATGTAGACCACGCACTCCAGCCCGAGCAGCGCGCAGGCGGTGGCCGTGGCCACCCCGTGCTGCCCGGCCCCGGTCTCCGCGATCACCCGGGTCTTGCCCATCCGCTTGGTCAGCAGCGCCTGGCCCAGCACGTTGTTGATCTTGTGCGAGCCGGTGTGGTTGAGGTCCTCGCGCTTGAGCATGATCCGCGCCCCGCCCGCGTGCTCGCCGAAGCGCGGCGCGTCGGTCAGCGGCGACGGGCGGCCCGCGTAGTCCTTGAGCAGCCGGTCCAGCTCGCCGGTGAACTCCGGGTCCGCCCTGGCCGACTCGTAGGCCGCGGACAGCTCGTCCAGCGCGGCGACCAGCGCCTCCGGCATGTACCGCCCGCCGTAGGGGCCGAAGTGGCCCCTGGCGTCGGGGCCGTGCTGGGCGGACTGTTCGGACTGGTCAACACTCATCTGGAAGCGGTTCTCCTTGCGAAGTTCAGCGACTGGGTCGCGGGCACGCGGGGTGTGAGCCCGCGGTCACCAGCTGGGTCACCGCGGCTCGCGGGTCGCCGCTGGTCACCAGGCCCTCGCCGACCAGCACCGCGTCCGCGCCGACCCCGGCGTAGGCCATCAGGTCACCCGGCCCGCGCACCCCGGACTCGGCGATCTTGAGCACCTCCCAGGGCAGGCCGGGCGCGATCCGCCCGAACACGTCCCGGTCGACCTCCAGGTTGTGCAGGTTGCGCGCGTTGATGCCGATCACCTTGGCGCCGGCCTCCAGCGCGCGGTCGGCCTCCTCCGCGGTGTGCACCTCCACCAGCGCGGTCATGCCGAGGGACTCGACCCGGTCCAGCAGCGACTCCAGCGCGAACTGCTCCAGTGCCGCCACGATCAGCAGCACCATGTCCGCGCCGTAGGCCCGCGCCTCGTGCACCTGGTACGGCGTGACGATGAAGTCCTTGCGCAGCAACGGAACATCGACCACCGCCCGCACCGCGGCCAGGTCGGCCAGCGAGCCGCCGAAGCGACGGCCCTCGGTCAGCACGCTGATCACCCTGGCGCCACCGGCCGCGTAGTCCTTGGCCAGCTCCGCCGGTTCCGGGATGTCGGCCAGGTCGCCCTTGGACGGACTGCGCCGCTTCACCTCCGCGATCACGCCGACGCCGGGCGCGCGCAACGCGGCCAGCACGTCCTTGGCCGCCGGTGCCAACTGGGCGCGTTCCTTGATCAGCTCGAAGGGAACCTCCGCCTCGCGGAGGGCCAGATCCGCACGCGCACCCTCGACGATCTGCTCCAGGACGCTCACGTGCACTCCCCGTTTTGCCTCAGCCCGCTCGCAAGCTTCCGCACTTGAAACCCCTTCCCGCCGCGCCGAAGCGCCGAAAGGATGCTAACCCCGCCGCCGGTCGGCTTCTGGCATCGGGTCGGCAGATCCGCCCTGGGTAGCAAGGTCGTTCGTCGTTTCGGCGGTGTCGCCGAGGGTGGGATCGGCCCCCGAGTCGAGGCTGTCCCACAGGCGACGATCAGCGTCAACCGATCGGCGGACCTCGCTGGAGGCGGCATATTTTCCCCCCATCCGCGGCATCCGGTGACCCCTTGCCAGCACCAGGATCCCACCGCAGGCCAGCGCCAGCAGGCCGAACACCGCGAGTGCCGAACCAACCACGGAGTGCAAGGAAAGTCCGTCCCACAACAACACTCCGCCGCCGATGGCGACCAGCAGCACCAGCCCGCCGAGCACCCGCCGGAACCAGCCGCCGGCGGCCAGCACGCCCGCGATCGCGGCCAGCGCGAAGGCGGCCAGCCCGGTGGCCTGGCCGAGTGCGACGGTGGCCTCCGCCGCGCCCCACAACGCGCCTGCCGCGGCCAGCGAGAGCAGCACCACAGTCCACAGTGGACCGCCGCCGGGCCGCCGCACGCGCTCCGGTTCCTGAGTTGGTGCCGGCTCAGCGCTCACTGGCCAGCTCCAGCGTCTCCGCGGTGGCGATCGCGGCCAGCACCGCGCGCGCCTTGTTCAGGCACTCGGTGTCCTCGGCCGCCGGATCCGAGTCGGCCACCACGCCCGCGCCGGCCTGCACGTAGGCCCGTCCCCGCTTCATCAGCGCGGTGCGGATGGCGATCGCGGTGTCGGCGTCCCCGGCGAAGTCCAGGTAGCCGACCAC from Crossiella sp. CA-258035 harbors:
- the lgt gene encoding prolipoprotein diacylglyceryl transferase translates to MADSTAFLATIPSPDRGVWQLGPFPLRAYALCIIAGIVIAIWWGERRLIARGGESGTVVDVAVYAVPFGLIGGRLYHVATDWPKYFGPDGNPIEALYIWNGGLGIWGAIALGAVGALIGCRKRGVPLAVFADAVAPGIVVAQAIGRLGNWFNQELFGGPTDLPWGLEIYRRIDPETGLPDALGGVAENHVPIAVVHPTFLYELVWNLGVALLLVWADRKFRMGHGRVFALYVAGYTLGRFWIEIMRTDTASLVFGVRINVITSVVVFLGALAYLLLVRGKREDPADWRKDPDPEDDPTNPVADGEEPPAGLGPRPEDKPAEAVVPAEATPAKPPTDPVTRKEDPKPES
- the trpB gene encoding tryptophan synthase subunit beta — encoded protein: MSVDQSEQSAQHGPDARGHFGPYGGRYMPEALVAALDELSAAYESARADPEFTGELDRLLKDYAGRPSPLTDAPRFGEHAGGARIMLKREDLNHTGSHKINNVLGQALLTKRMGKTRVIAETGAGQHGVATATACALLGLECVVYMGEVDTERQALNVARMRLLGAEVIPVKTGSRTLKDAINEALRDWVANVDRTHYLLGTAAGPHPFPVLVRNLHKVIGEEARAQVLERTGKLPDVVAACVGGGSNAIGIFHGFIDDPGVRLLGLEPGGEGLDSGRHGATLSAGTPGVLHGTRSYLLQDEDGQITEAHSISAGLDYPGVGPEHSWLKDLGRAEYRPVTDAEAMAAFQLLCRTEGIIPAIESAHALAGALKLGQELGPDGSILVCLSGRGDKDVHTASKWFGLVGEDA
- the trpC gene encoding indole-3-glycerol phosphate synthase TrpC, producing MSVLEQIVEGARADLALREAEVPFELIKERAQLAPAAKDVLAALRAPGVGVIAEVKRRSPSKGDLADIPEPAELAKDYAAGGARVISVLTEGRRFGGSLADLAAVRAVVDVPLLRKDFIVTPYQVHEARAYGADMVLLIVAALEQFALESLLDRVESLGMTALVEVHTAEEADRALEAGAKVIGINARNLHNLEVDRDVFGRIAPGLPWEVLKIAESGVRGPGDLMAYAGVGADAVLVGEGLVTSGDPRAAVTQLVTAGSHPACPRPSR
- the trpA gene encoding tryptophan synthase subunit alpha, with amino-acid sequence MSRLAPLFETCRAEQRAALVGYLPAGYPTVAEGTALLSAMLDGGCDLVEVGLPHSDPVMDGPTVEAAAHQALRNGFRVRDLFPTVEALAAKGGRAVVMTYWNPVHRYGVDAFARDLAAAGGLGVITPDLIPDEADDWLAAAEAHDLDRIFLVAPASTDERLALAAKASRGFLYAASTMGVTGARDTVSSMAPELVGRVRQHTDIPVGVGLGVRSGAQAAEVAAFADAVIVGSAFVSASARGEQGVRDLAGELATGVRSSVVTGA
- a CDS encoding Trp biosynthesis-associated membrane protein, translated to MVLLSLAAAGALWGAAEATVALGQATGLAAFALAAIAGVLAAGGWFRRVLGGLVLLVAIGGGVLLWDGLSLHSVVGSALAVFGLLALACGGILVLARGHRMPRMGGKYAASSEVRRSVDADRRLWDSLDSGADPTLGDTAETTNDLATQGGSADPMPEADRRRG